One Flavobacterium cerinum genomic window, TGAAACGACCTTTCTGAGGTTTATCCGCGCGCCAAACCGGTTGAATCTGATAGCGTTTAAACGGAAACTCGATTTCATTCTGGTGTTGTACAACATAACGTGCAAACGGTACGGTTAAATCATAACGCAACGCTTTTTCTGAAATCTGAGCCGTTAGTTTAGCACTATCTTTGGCTTCCAAAAATCCCTCATTGGCTTTTGCCAGAAAATCACCGGAATTTAAAATTTTAAAAATCAGACGATCGCCCTCTTCCCCGTATTTTCCCATTAAGGTTTCCGAATTTTCAAAAGACGGTGTTTCGATCGGTTGAAATCCGAATTTTTCAAAATTGGACTTAATAATGGTAAATATATAGTTCCTTTTTGCCACCTCAATAGGTGAAAAATCACGTGTTCCTTTCGGTATACTTGGTTTTTGTGCCATTTTAAAATTGAAAATTTAATTGTCGAACATCCGGACAGTTTCGTTATGAACTTCCTGTTTTCCTGTTATGCAAATATCTTACTTTTTAAAATGATCTCCGTTCCATTTTTAAAAAAAAGCGACATCCCTTTGACAGTTTCGGTCAACATTACTCCTTAGGATATTATTCTTACACATTTTAAAAGAAAGTGTGTAACAAAATCTGTATTTTAGTGACAAATTAGCATGATGTTCGGATTATTCAGAGAAAATACAAAAATTGCATTGGGCGCGATCAAAAGTCAATTACTGCGCACCATTCTTACCGTTATGATTATCGCAATAGGAATCACCGCACTGGTTGGTATCCTTACTGTGGTTTCGGCACTTGAAAATACGATTGCGAAGGATTTTGCTTCGATGGGTGCCAATACCTTTTCAATCAGTCAATACGATTTATCTTCTCAGATCAACAATAATGATCCGAACCGAAAAGTGAACCCGATTATCAGTTATCCGGAAGCCCGGGCTTTTCAGGAAAAATACAATTATCCGTTATCGACGACTTCGCTTTCATTTACGGCTACCAGCAAAGCCGAAGTAAAATATGAATCCCAAAAAACCGATCCGGAAATCACCATTGTAGGTGTTGATGAAAACTTTTTACCGAACAAAGGATTAGAAACTACAAAAGGACGAAACTTTACCGGTTTTGATGTCAAAAACAACAATTTTGTTTGTATTCTCGGATCCGATTTTGAAAAAGGGCTATTTAAAGATACCAATGCAATCGACAAAACCATTTCGATTCGAGGTGCTCGTTTTAAAGTGATCGGCGTATTAAAAGAAAAAGGATCCACATTCGGGAACAGTCAGGATTTAAGAGTCCTGATTCCAAACCAGATTGCCCGTTCCATTTTTTCAACTCCAAATATCAATTATGATTTAAGTGTTATGATCGGCCAGAAAGAAATGATCGATCAGGCGATTGATGATGCTACAATCACGATGCGAAAAATACGAAAACTAAATCCTGTGGAACAGAACAATTTCGGGATTGAGCGCAGTGATGACCTGATCAATACTTTATTATCCAATACACAGTTTCTAGGTTATATTGCATGGGGTGTCGGTGTTATCACTATTTTCGGTTCCTCTATTGCGCTAATGAATATCATGTTGGTTTCCGTAACGGAAAGAACACGTGAAATCGGAGTACGTAAATCGCTTGGAGCAACAAAGAATACGATTGCCTGGCAGTTTTTTACAGAAACACTTGTTATCGGACAGCTCGGCGGATTGGTTGGTATTTTACTTGGAATTTCGGTCGGTTTTATTATTTCGGTCGCGATCAAGTTTAGCTTTGTCATACCGTGGATGGCCATTTTTGCCGCTTTTGCGACCACTTTTATCGTTGCGATTGTATCCGGTTTATATCCGGCCATTAAAGCCTCAAAACTAGACCCGGTAGAAGCCTTACGTTACGAATAAGATTTTCGTACCGCTTTCGTCATTCGATCGTTTTCATAAATATCTTTACGAAGTTCGATGTTTTCAAAAGCATATTCCTGCAACAAATCTTCCATTTCTTTTCCGAGATATTGATTGATTTCAAAGAATAACAATCCGTTTCGGTTTAGATTTTTAGTTGCCAGTTGTGTTATTTTACGATAAAACAAAAGCGGATCGTGATCCTCAACAAATAAAGCCAGATGCGGCTCGAAATCCAGTACGTTTTTAGCAATTTCCTGTTTTTCCAGATTTCGGACATACGGCGGATTTGACACAATGATATCAAATGTTTCCGACAATATATCGGTATTCAGTATATCCTGGTGCCAAAAAGTGACTGATGCTTCATTTTGTCGGGCATTTCTACGGGCCACTTCCAGTGCTTTTTCCGAAACATCAATAGCAAAAACTTCGGCTTCCGGCAAATTTTTCGCTAATGAAACCGCAATACATCCGCTTCCGGTACCGATATCCAGAATTTTTATCTTTCGATCCCCAGCTATTTCAGGTACCGAATTGATAATCCATTCAACCAATTCTTCCGTTTCAGGACGCGGAATCAAAACGTTTTCATTTACATAAAACGGCAATCCGAAAAATTCCGTTTCTTCAAAAATATACTGAATCGGTTTTTCTTCTTTTAACTGATGTAATACCGTTTCCCATTGCAGCAATTGCATTCCGTCCAGTTCAAAATCCGGCTTCAATACTAAATCCACCCGTTTCATCTGATGAAAAGCTTCCAGTGTGATATAGAAAAAACTATCGATTTCCTTTTCATCGTAAACCGGTAATAATTCTGTTTTAAAATAATCGCGATACTCTTTTAATAACATCTTATAAATCTTTGATCATCCAAACCGGACAAGAACTATGACCGGTATTTCCCAACGGGGCATCTAAATAGTAAAATCCTGTTCGCTCATATAGCTTACGGGCGGCTTCCATATTGGGTAACGTTTCCAGATAGCAATGGCTAAATCCGAATACTTTCGCCCGCTCCAAACATTTTTTCATCATAGCGGAACCCAATCCCAAACCTCTTGATTCCGGAAGGAAATACATTTTCTGCAATTCACACGTATCATCCGAACCGTTAGCCAACGGAGCGATACCGGCACAACCGATAATTTTCCCGTTTACCAAAGCTACAAAATAAGCTGATTTAGGCGTATTATACGTTTCAAACATACAATCCAGAGCTGAATCAGCATAAGCCGTTCCGACTTTAGGTACGTCATGTTCCAATAAAACACTACGTATTACTACTGCTACCGTTTCATTATCCTTTTGTTGAATTTCCCTTATTTCGATTGGATTCATTTTTTACGTAACTTATATTTGCAGATTAAACTACAGGGATTACATTTGCCTGTTACAAATCGTAGCGAATGTAAGCAGCTTGCCTGACAGTTCATAAACATTTAGAAAAAAATTATAAAATCAACCGGAGATTTCCTTGAAAACGCACGAGTATTACATAAACCGCTGTATTGAACTGGCCCGAAACGGCCTGGGCACAACTTATCCCAATCCATTGGTAGGAAGTGTTATTGTACATGACGGAAAAATAATAGGCGAAGGCTGGCATCAGAAAGCAGGTCAGGCGCACGCAGAAGTTAACGCTGTCAATGCTGTAAAAGACAAAACTTTACTTTCGCAAGCCACAATTTACGTAAGCCTTGAACCGTGTAGTCATTTCGGAAAAACACCGCCGTGTTGCGATCTGATCATTCATCAGAATATTCCTAATGTTGTTATCGGCACCGTCGATCCGTTTGCCAAAGTAGCCGGAAACGGAATACGAAAATTAACCGAAGCCGGAAAAAATGTA contains:
- a CDS encoding ABC transporter permease; protein product: MFGLFRENTKIALGAIKSQLLRTILTVMIIAIGITALVGILTVVSALENTIAKDFASMGANTFSISQYDLSSQINNNDPNRKVNPIISYPEARAFQEKYNYPLSTTSLSFTATSKAEVKYESQKTDPEITIVGVDENFLPNKGLETTKGRNFTGFDVKNNNFVCILGSDFEKGLFKDTNAIDKTISIRGARFKVIGVLKEKGSTFGNSQDLRVLIPNQIARSIFSTPNINYDLSVMIGQKEMIDQAIDDATITMRKIRKLNPVEQNNFGIERSDDLINTLLSNTQFLGYIAWGVGVITIFGSSIALMNIMLVSVTERTREIGVRKSLGATKNTIAWQFFTETLVIGQLGGLVGILLGISVGFIISVAIKFSFVIPWMAIFAAFATTFIVAIVSGLYPAIKASKLDPVEALRYE
- a CDS encoding GNAT family N-acetyltransferase, whose protein sequence is MNPIEIREIQQKDNETVAVVIRSVLLEHDVPKVGTAYADSALDCMFETYNTPKSAYFVALVNGKIIGCAGIAPLANGSDDTCELQKMYFLPESRGLGLGSAMMKKCLERAKVFGFSHCYLETLPNMEAARKLYERTGFYYLDAPLGNTGHSSCPVWMIKDL
- the prmC gene encoding peptide chain release factor N(5)-glutamine methyltransferase encodes the protein MLLKEYRDYFKTELLPVYDEKEIDSFFYITLEAFHQMKRVDLVLKPDFELDGMQLLQWETVLHQLKEEKPIQYIFEETEFFGLPFYVNENVLIPRPETEELVEWIINSVPEIAGDRKIKILDIGTGSGCIAVSLAKNLPEAEVFAIDVSEKALEVARRNARQNEASVTFWHQDILNTDILSETFDIIVSNPPYVRNLEKQEIAKNVLDFEPHLALFVEDHDPLLFYRKITQLATKNLNRNGLLFFEINQYLGKEMEDLLQEYAFENIELRKDIYENDRMTKAVRKSYS